Proteins from a single region of Halorubrum sp. 2020YC2:
- a CDS encoding chromosome partitioning protein ParA, translating into MILAVAGGKGGVGKTTLAYNVAAELDGVVVDADLGMADLPDGRGPDLHDVLAGAADPTETVRPGPVDIVPCGRTLAGARAADLTRLEGAVAAVEREFGTVVLDCPAGRRADAGVPLAVADACLLVVSPRAFALADAIRTRELARELDAGLVGCAVNRVTEPPPVDPIGDALGAPVEVVPADPRVGRSVAAERPVVDAAPDSEAAAAVRSLARRVPE; encoded by the coding sequence GTGATCCTCGCGGTCGCGGGCGGGAAGGGCGGCGTCGGGAAGACGACGCTCGCGTACAACGTCGCCGCCGAACTCGACGGCGTCGTCGTCGACGCGGACCTCGGAATGGCGGACCTCCCGGACGGGCGCGGCCCGGACCTCCACGACGTGCTCGCGGGCGCGGCGGACCCGACCGAGACGGTCCGGCCCGGCCCGGTCGACATCGTCCCGTGCGGGCGGACGCTGGCCGGCGCGCGCGCGGCCGACCTGACGCGGTTGGAGGGGGCGGTCGCCGCGGTCGAGCGCGAGTTCGGGACCGTCGTCCTCGACTGTCCAGCGGGGCGCCGCGCCGACGCCGGCGTGCCGCTCGCGGTCGCGGACGCCTGCCTGCTCGTCGTCTCGCCGCGGGCGTTCGCGCTGGCCGACGCGATCCGGACCCGCGAGCTCGCCCGCGAACTCGACGCCGGCTTGGTCGGCTGCGCGGTCAACCGCGTGACCGAGCCGCCGCCGGTCGACCCGATCGGTGACGCGCTCGGCGCGCCCGTCGAGGTCGTCCCGGCCGACCCCCGTGTCGGCCGGTCTGTCGCGGCGGAGCGGCCGGTCGTCGACGCCGCCCCCGACAGCGAGGCCGCGGCGGCGGTGCGGTCGCTCGCCCGGCGGGTTCCGGAGTAG
- a CDS encoding peptidase: MFRVALVVGVAVVAALAVAVGPLYAADRFRDLRDPTDAERAQIAALADPGGLDADRIAIESAGEGSDDAGDGDGAAAAGPAEVAVRGPPRRRVLFLSEDVLTDLDEDVAVGLFAAEAGRVATYYAEFRAVAVGGVLALLAAVVTTLVPFGSGFAAVIAVGLVAFWAGRRVQYAADARAADAVGADRVADAFERVAARRGVEPATGDWSTWFEVQPPLGDRIARLRERAADEE; the protein is encoded by the coding sequence ATGTTCAGGGTCGCGCTCGTCGTCGGCGTCGCCGTCGTCGCCGCGCTCGCGGTCGCCGTCGGACCGCTGTACGCGGCCGACCGCTTCCGCGACCTCCGGGACCCGACGGACGCGGAGCGCGCGCAGATCGCGGCGCTGGCGGACCCGGGCGGACTCGACGCGGACCGGATCGCGATCGAATCCGCCGGAGAAGGGAGCGACGACGCGGGCGACGGGGACGGAGCGGCGGCCGCTGGTCCCGCGGAGGTGGCGGTCCGGGGGCCGCCCCGCCGCCGGGTGCTGTTCCTCTCCGAGGACGTGCTGACGGACCTCGACGAGGACGTCGCAGTCGGGCTGTTCGCGGCGGAGGCCGGCCGCGTGGCGACGTACTACGCCGAGTTCCGAGCTGTCGCGGTCGGCGGCGTGCTGGCGCTGCTGGCGGCGGTCGTCACGACGCTCGTCCCGTTCGGGTCGGGGTTCGCCGCCGTCATCGCCGTGGGGCTCGTCGCCTTCTGGGCCGGCCGCCGGGTCCAGTACGCGGCGGACGCCCGCGCCGCGGACGCGGTCGGCGCCGACCGGGTCGCGGACGCGTTCGAGCGCGTCGCGGCGCGCCGCGGCGTCGAGCCGGCGACCGGGGACTGGTCGACGTGGTTCGAGGTCCAGCCGCCGCTGGGCGACCGGATCGCGCGGCTCCGCGAGCGGGCGGCCGACGAGGAGTAG
- a CDS encoding HalOD1 output domain-containing protein produces MSGITADTSDTGSAPETVRVPHGGDGPSPSLAVVEAVADLAGVDPSDLHETGVVLYDHVDPDALNALVAGRRDADVDVSLTLPGYDVRVGPDSAVARRSRN; encoded by the coding sequence ATGAGCGGTATCACGGCTGACACGAGTGACACCGGATCGGCGCCAGAGACGGTCCGCGTCCCGCACGGCGGCGACGGTCCGTCCCCGAGCCTCGCCGTCGTCGAGGCGGTCGCCGACCTCGCCGGCGTCGACCCCAGCGACCTGCACGAAACGGGAGTGGTGCTGTACGACCACGTCGACCCCGACGCGCTGAACGCGCTCGTCGCCGGCCGACGCGACGCCGACGTTGACGTCTCGCTCACTCTCCCGGGGTACGACGTCCGCGTCGGTCCCGACTCCGCCGTCGCTCGGCGCTCGCGGAACTGA
- a CDS encoding phenylalanine--tRNA ligase subunit alpha produces MQLPERQLAVLEAASATDERTVAEIAAETGLKPETVAGAAFDLADEDLVEVGSVTDETFEVTDEGRRYVDDGLPETRLYRAGVDAGADAEPVSMGAVIGEADLDGPEVDIALANFARKGFGSVEGGELSVDPDADLDADPEATALAALADAGEEGLDAGDLDVDEAVIGQLDSRGLLAVGESVTRTVRLTDDGVDALMTGVEATETVGALTPELLASGEWRDVEFAEYNVEAEAETARGGRKHVLRRTADRVKDVLVGMGFQEMEGPHADADFWINDCLFMPQDHPARTHWDRFALDVDPMEAIPAELIDRVESAHRDGWGEDGDGYHSPWSEEFAREVALRGHTTSLSMRYLSGAAGAELEPPQRYFSVEKVYRNDTLDPTHLLEFFQIEGWVMAEDLSVRDLMGTFEEFYRQFGITDIRFKPHYNPYTEPSFELFGEHPETGEEIEIGNSGVFREEVTGPLGVDCDVMAWGLALERLAMLTTGAEDIRDLHGTLADIDFLRNAEVSY; encoded by the coding sequence ATGCAACTTCCGGAACGACAGCTCGCGGTCCTCGAAGCCGCGAGCGCGACGGACGAGCGAACGGTGGCGGAGATAGCCGCTGAGACCGGTCTGAAGCCCGAGACGGTCGCCGGCGCGGCCTTCGATCTGGCCGACGAGGACCTCGTCGAGGTCGGGTCGGTGACCGACGAGACGTTCGAGGTCACCGACGAGGGGCGGCGGTACGTCGACGACGGACTGCCGGAGACCCGGCTCTACCGCGCCGGCGTCGACGCCGGCGCCGACGCCGAGCCGGTCTCGATGGGCGCGGTCATCGGCGAGGCCGACCTCGACGGCCCCGAGGTGGACATCGCCCTGGCGAACTTCGCGCGCAAGGGCTTCGGCAGCGTCGAGGGCGGCGAGCTTTCCGTCGACCCGGACGCCGACCTCGACGCTGACCCAGAGGCGACGGCGCTCGCGGCGCTCGCGGACGCCGGCGAGGAGGGTCTCGACGCCGGCGACCTCGACGTCGACGAGGCGGTGATCGGACAGCTGGACTCCCGCGGGCTGCTCGCGGTCGGCGAGTCGGTCACCCGGACGGTCCGGCTCACCGACGACGGCGTCGACGCGCTGATGACCGGCGTGGAGGCGACCGAGACGGTCGGGGCGCTCACGCCCGAACTGCTCGCCAGCGGCGAGTGGCGAGACGTCGAGTTCGCTGAGTACAACGTCGAGGCCGAGGCGGAGACGGCCCGCGGCGGCCGCAAGCACGTCCTCCGGCGGACCGCCGACCGCGTGAAGGACGTGCTGGTCGGCATGGGGTTTCAGGAGATGGAGGGCCCCCACGCCGACGCCGACTTCTGGATCAACGACTGCCTGTTCATGCCGCAGGACCACCCGGCGCGGACCCACTGGGACCGGTTCGCGCTCGACGTGGACCCGATGGAGGCGATTCCGGCGGAGCTGATCGACCGCGTCGAGTCCGCGCACCGCGACGGCTGGGGCGAGGACGGCGACGGCTACCACTCGCCGTGGTCCGAGGAGTTCGCCCGCGAGGTCGCGCTCCGCGGCCACACCACGTCGCTGTCGATGCGCTACCTCTCCGGGGCCGCGGGCGCCGAACTGGAGCCCCCGCAGCGCTACTTCTCCGTCGAGAAGGTGTACCGCAACGACACGCTCGACCCGACGCACCTCCTCGAGTTCTTCCAGATCGAGGGGTGGGTGATGGCCGAGGACCTCTCGGTGCGCGACCTGATGGGCACCTTCGAGGAGTTCTACCGCCAGTTCGGCATCACGGACATCCGGTTCAAACCGCACTACAACCCCTACACCGAGCCCTCCTTCGAGCTGTTCGGGGAACACCCGGAGACGGGCGAGGAGATCGAGATCGGCAACTCCGGCGTCTTCCGCGAGGAGGTCACCGGCCCGCTCGGCGTCGACTGCGACGTGATGGCGTGGGGGCTCGCCCTCGAACGCCTCGCGATGCTGACGACCGGCGCGGAGGACATCCGCGACCTCCACGGGACCTTGGCCGACATCGACTTCCTGCGGAACGCGGAGGTGAGCTACTGA
- the pheT gene encoding phenylalanine--tRNA ligase subunit beta yields the protein MPVVDVDPEELRELTGHEEKSDEELKDDLFGLGLEFEGETDGGMYQFEFAPDRLDRLSVEGVARSLRYHYGDARGVYVPNTNDPEWSIEVDESVPDERPYVTGAVVRGLDLDEAALESLIQLQEKLHATMGRGRAKGAIGIHDLAMVKGAPLQEGAEPSVTYRGVDPDGETFVPLDSNDELTPNEVLAEHDTGTTYADLVEGLDRYPAIYDELGLFSFPPVINGKRTEVTTGSRELLVELTGTDQWTIDRMCTIICYALSARGATIEAVEVNYADGATHPSEYGSELVRPNLDVDEKSVSHDRIETLLGVDFEPEEVVDCFERAGLDASYTLDEDVTYEVEIPPYRVDVLHPLDLVDDVGRAYGFDELEPRYPDVGTVGGRHERSRLEDAVRTSLVGLGFEDLLNFHMTSGTENYDRMRVEPGTGGAAVAADEDGVFGGGDPVEITEPYSEEYTQLRTWALPSLVMLLERNTHNAYPQDVAEVGFVAERDDDADTNVAESRHVAGAVARRDASYEAAKGRLQALCDDFDADLKTPRTDHPTFIEGRAADVVVDGERVGVVGELHPAVLVEHDLEVPVAAFEFDLDALR from the coding sequence ATGCCCGTCGTCGACGTCGACCCGGAGGAGCTCCGCGAGCTCACCGGCCACGAGGAGAAGAGCGACGAGGAGCTGAAAGACGACCTGTTCGGGCTCGGCCTGGAGTTCGAAGGCGAGACCGACGGCGGCATGTACCAGTTCGAGTTCGCGCCCGACCGGCTCGACCGCCTGAGCGTCGAGGGTGTCGCGCGCTCGCTGCGCTACCACTACGGCGACGCCCGCGGCGTCTACGTGCCGAACACGAACGACCCCGAGTGGAGCATCGAGGTCGACGAGTCGGTCCCCGACGAGCGCCCGTACGTCACCGGCGCGGTGGTCCGCGGCCTCGACCTCGACGAGGCGGCACTGGAGTCGTTGATCCAGCTCCAAGAGAAGCTCCACGCGACGATGGGGCGCGGTCGAGCCAAGGGCGCCATCGGGATCCACGACCTCGCGATGGTGAAGGGGGCGCCGCTTCAGGAGGGCGCGGAGCCGTCGGTCACCTACCGCGGCGTCGACCCCGACGGCGAGACGTTCGTCCCGCTCGATTCGAACGACGAACTGACTCCCAACGAGGTCTTGGCGGAACACGACACGGGGACGACCTACGCCGACCTCGTCGAGGGCCTGGACCGCTATCCCGCCATCTACGACGAGCTCGGGCTGTTCTCGTTCCCGCCGGTGATCAACGGGAAGCGCACCGAGGTGACGACCGGCTCCCGCGAGCTGCTCGTCGAGCTGACCGGCACCGACCAGTGGACGATCGACAGGATGTGTACGATTATCTGTTACGCCCTGTCGGCCCGCGGCGCGACGATCGAGGCGGTCGAGGTGAACTACGCCGACGGCGCGACGCACCCGAGCGAGTACGGTTCCGAACTCGTCCGCCCGAACCTCGACGTCGACGAGAAGTCGGTTTCACACGACCGGATCGAGACGCTGCTCGGCGTCGACTTCGAGCCGGAGGAAGTCGTCGACTGCTTCGAGCGCGCCGGTCTCGACGCCTCCTACACGCTCGACGAAGACGTGACCTACGAGGTGGAGATTCCGCCGTACCGCGTCGACGTGCTCCACCCGCTCGACCTCGTCGACGACGTGGGGCGCGCGTACGGCTTCGACGAGTTGGAGCCGCGCTACCCCGACGTGGGCACCGTCGGCGGGCGCCACGAGCGCTCGCGGCTGGAGGACGCGGTCCGGACGAGCCTCGTCGGGCTCGGCTTCGAAGACCTGCTGAACTTCCACATGACGAGCGGGACCGAGAACTACGACCGGATGCGGGTCGAACCGGGCACCGGCGGCGCCGCGGTCGCGGCCGACGAGGACGGCGTCTTCGGCGGCGGCGACCCCGTCGAGATCACGGAGCCGTACAGCGAGGAGTACACCCAGCTTCGCACGTGGGCGCTCCCCTCGCTCGTCATGCTGTTGGAGCGGAACACGCACAACGCCTACCCGCAGGACGTCGCGGAGGTGGGATTCGTGGCCGAACGCGACGACGACGCGGACACGAACGTTGCCGAGTCCCGGCACGTCGCGGGCGCGGTCGCCCGCCGCGACGCCTCCTACGAGGCCGCGAAGGGGCGGCTTCAGGCGCTCTGTGACGACTTCGACGCCGACCTGAAGACGCCGCGGACCGACCACCCGACGTTCATCGAGGGGCGCGCCGCCGACGTCGTCGTCGACGGCGAGCGCGTCGGCGTGGTTGGCGAACTCCACCCCGCGGTGCTCGTCGAACACGACCTCGAGGTGCCGGTCGCCGCCTTCGAGTTCGACCTCGACGCGCTGCGGTAG
- a CDS encoding DUF2892 domain-containing protein yields MKRNVGRLDAVARIAGGVAVAALAVLAATGTVSVPVVSAFGLAVAAAVLIVEGATRRCLLYRVLGIDRCPVD; encoded by the coding sequence GTGAAACGAAACGTCGGACGGCTTGACGCGGTCGCGCGGATCGCCGGCGGCGTCGCGGTCGCCGCCCTCGCGGTCCTCGCCGCGACCGGGACGGTCAGCGTGCCCGTGGTCTCCGCGTTCGGACTCGCCGTCGCCGCCGCGGTGCTGATAGTCGAGGGGGCGACCCGGCGGTGTCTCCTGTACCGCGTCCTCGGGATCGACCGCTGCCCGGTCGACTGA
- a CDS encoding rhodanese-like domain-containing protein, translated as MVEELTPEEVNERVQNGDVRVVDTRPPEQYEQGHIPGSINVPLGDLPSRVPDIDWDDTDVVCACPVGESSKQAAMLISSYEGVEDDVVVASMAGGYQEWTFELETGAPTDA; from the coding sequence ATGGTCGAGGAACTCACCCCCGAGGAAGTCAACGAGCGCGTCCAGAACGGTGACGTCCGGGTCGTCGACACCCGGCCGCCCGAACAGTACGAGCAGGGCCACATCCCCGGCTCGATCAACGTCCCGCTGGGCGACCTCCCCTCGCGCGTCCCCGACATCGACTGGGACGACACCGACGTCGTCTGCGCCTGTCCCGTCGGGGAGTCCTCGAAGCAGGCCGCGATGCTGATCAGCAGCTACGAGGGCGTCGAGGACGACGTGGTCGTCGCGAGCATGGCCGGCGGCTACCAGGAGTGGACGTTCGAATTAGAGACCGGCGCGCCGACCGACGCCTGA
- a CDS encoding sulfurtransferase TusA family protein, whose protein sequence is MSELSWDDVVEAPDELDDGTAEVCPYPQVEAKKAIAGLAPGDVLVRKTDHIPSSENVPKAVGDDATAKVWESGDGYRTSLRKE, encoded by the coding sequence ATGAGTGAACTCTCGTGGGACGACGTCGTCGAGGCGCCCGACGAACTCGACGACGGGACCGCCGAGGTCTGTCCGTACCCGCAGGTCGAGGCGAAGAAGGCCATCGCGGGGCTCGCGCCCGGCGACGTGCTGGTCCGGAAGACGGACCACATCCCCAGCAGCGAGAACGTCCCGAAGGCGGTCGGCGACGACGCGACCGCGAAGGTGTGGGAGTCGGGCGACGGCTACCGCACCTCCCTGCGGAAGGAGTAA
- a CDS encoding pyridoxal-phosphate dependent enzyme yields MAGHAVDESTIFETPLLELDLDLESDAAVYAKAEWFNLYEAPHGGGSIKSRIAKGMLDGAEERGDLEPGVTVIEPTSGNTGSEVARLASARGYDVEIVMPDNAAGGKVEAVRDAGAEIHFVDADLGYDAVIERCEEIVAADPDAYYRPNQYENPDNPGTHERTTAREIHEATDGEVTHFLAGAGTGGTVTGTGGG; encoded by the coding sequence ATGGCCGGACACGCCGTCGACGAGTCGACCATCTTCGAGACGCCGCTGCTCGAACTCGACCTCGACTTAGAGAGCGACGCCGCGGTGTACGCGAAGGCGGAGTGGTTCAACCTCTACGAGGCGCCCCACGGCGGCGGCTCGATCAAGTCGCGGATCGCGAAGGGGATGCTCGACGGCGCGGAGGAACGGGGCGACCTCGAACCCGGCGTGACCGTGATCGAACCCACCTCGGGCAACACGGGCAGCGAGGTCGCGCGGCTGGCGAGCGCACGCGGTTACGACGTCGAAATCGTCATGCCCGACAACGCCGCGGGCGGGAAGGTCGAGGCCGTCCGCGACGCCGGCGCCGAGATCCACTTCGTCGACGCCGACCTCGGCTACGACGCCGTCATCGAGCGCTGCGAGGAGATCGTCGCCGCGGACCCCGACGCCTACTACCGCCCGAACCAGTACGAGAACCCGGACAACCCCGGGACCCACGAGCGGACGACGGCACGCGAGATCCACGAGGCCACCGACGGCGAGGTGACCCACTTCCTCGCCGGCGCCGGGACGGGCGGGACGGTCACCGGGACCGGCGGGGGCTGA
- a CDS encoding MoaD/ThiS family protein: MATIKLPAALVGGSATSTVEVAGETVAELLDNHAAEHGDELRDSVIEDGEIKEFINVYVDGTPVDGLDAEVPDDAQVRVIPAASGGR; this comes from the coding sequence ATGGCGACGATCAAGCTTCCGGCCGCGCTGGTCGGCGGGTCGGCGACCTCGACGGTCGAGGTCGCCGGCGAGACGGTGGCGGAACTGCTCGACAACCACGCCGCGGAACACGGCGACGAGCTTCGCGACAGCGTGATCGAGGACGGCGAGATCAAGGAGTTCATCAACGTCTACGTGGACGGCACCCCGGTCGACGGACTCGACGCGGAGGTCCCGGACGACGCGCAGGTGCGGGTCATCCCCGCGGCCAGCGGCGGTCGGTAG
- the moeB gene encoding molybdopterin-synthase adenylyltransferase MoeB produces MSDLDLDPTQLDRYSRHIILDDVGPEGQKDLLDAEVLVLGAGGLGAPIIQYLAAAGVGTLGVADDDEVELSNLQRQVIHGDDDVGRKKVDSAAEFVADLNPDVDVERHELRVTPDNIEELIDGYDFVVDGTDNFETRYLVNDACTLAGIPFSHGSIFRFEGQVTTFAGDDDSPCYRCLFPEAPPAGMVPNCATAGVLGVLPGTVGCLQATETVKHLMGKGESLDGSMLFFDALDMEFDKVEIPKQDDCPVCGDDPAIESVHDVEYTASCAIDAGGDAEPEIEATD; encoded by the coding sequence ATGAGCGATCTCGACCTCGATCCGACGCAGCTCGACCGCTACTCCAGACACATCATCCTCGACGACGTCGGGCCGGAGGGGCAGAAGGACCTGCTGGACGCCGAGGTGCTGGTCCTCGGCGCCGGCGGGCTCGGCGCGCCGATCATCCAGTACCTCGCCGCGGCGGGCGTCGGCACGCTCGGCGTCGCTGACGACGACGAGGTCGAGCTGTCGAACCTCCAGCGGCAGGTCATCCACGGCGACGACGACGTGGGCCGGAAGAAGGTCGACTCGGCCGCGGAGTTCGTCGCGGACCTCAACCCCGACGTGGACGTCGAGCGCCACGAGCTCCGCGTCACCCCGGACAACATCGAGGAGCTCATCGACGGCTACGACTTCGTCGTCGACGGCACGGACAACTTCGAGACGCGCTACCTCGTCAACGACGCCTGCACACTCGCCGGGATCCCCTTCTCGCACGGCTCTATCTTCCGGTTCGAGGGGCAGGTGACGACGTTCGCGGGCGACGACGACTCGCCGTGTTACCGCTGTCTGTTCCCGGAGGCGCCGCCGGCCGGCATGGTCCCGAACTGCGCGACCGCCGGCGTGCTGGGCGTCCTCCCCGGAACCGTCGGCTGCCTTCAGGCGACCGAGACGGTCAAACACCTCATGGGCAAAGGCGAGTCGCTCGACGGTTCGATGCTGTTCTTCGACGCGCTCGACATGGAGTTCGACAAAGTCGAGATCCCCAAACAGGACGACTGCCCCGTCTGCGGCGACGACCCCGCCATCGAGTCGGTCCACGACGTCGAGTACACTGCCTCCTGCGCCATCGACGCCGGCGGCGACGCGGAACCGGAGATCGAAGCGACCGACTGA
- a CDS encoding desampylase, producing MIELTRAAYDEVVYRAYEGGETEICGVLAGEHGTDGDPSVVTETYAAENVAETPEIRYLIDPEEQLELIESVEDAGLDVVGFYHSHPTGPTNPSETDAARATWPDRSYVICALDGYPFVGSWRWRDDADEFEQETVSVRSER from the coding sequence ATGATCGAACTCACGCGGGCGGCGTACGACGAGGTCGTGTACCGGGCGTACGAGGGCGGCGAGACGGAGATCTGCGGCGTGCTCGCCGGCGAGCACGGCACCGACGGCGACCCGAGCGTCGTCACGGAGACGTACGCGGCGGAGAACGTCGCGGAGACGCCGGAGATCCGCTACCTGATCGACCCCGAAGAGCAGCTCGAGCTGATCGAGAGCGTCGAAGACGCGGGCCTCGACGTCGTCGGCTTCTACCACTCGCACCCGACCGGCCCGACGAACCCGAGCGAGACGGACGCGGCCCGGGCGACGTGGCCGGACCGCTCGTACGTGATCTGCGCGCTCGACGGCTACCCGTTCGTCGGCTCGTGGCGCTGGCGCGACGACGCGGACGAGTTCGAGCAGGAGACGGTGTCGGTGCGGAGCGAACGATAG
- a CDS encoding DsrE family protein, with the protein MAKAAIVILAGNESHADYGRLANALEAAKEFAENDDDELELIFDGAGTQWIPELEDEESDYHELYQAVRDDAAVCDYCSGAFGVEDAVADSGLATLDEYDGHPSVRSLVDDDYEIITF; encoded by the coding sequence ATGGCGAAGGCAGCAATCGTGATTCTCGCCGGCAACGAGTCGCACGCCGACTACGGTCGCCTCGCAAACGCGCTGGAGGCCGCCAAGGAGTTCGCGGAGAACGACGACGACGAGCTGGAGCTCATCTTCGACGGCGCCGGGACGCAGTGGATCCCGGAGCTGGAAGACGAGGAGAGCGACTACCACGAGCTCTACCAGGCCGTCCGAGACGACGCCGCGGTCTGTGACTACTGTTCCGGCGCGTTCGGCGTCGAGGACGCCGTCGCGGACTCGGGACTCGCCACGCTCGACGAGTACGACGGCCACCCCAGCGTCCGCTCGCTCGTCGACGACGACTACGAGATCATCACGTTCTAG
- a CDS encoding carotenoid oxygenase family protein, whose amino-acid sequence MTHPTDYRAGFRTQPEEVAAERLPIDGEFPDWLTGDLVGNGPGRFEAGETDLRHWFDPFAMLRRFRLRDGAVTYANRFVESRDHAFARETGGVRTPFPGTPPDRPVWTRVRQLLRGTFPDNPVIGVQRFGDEFAAVTESPTALTFDPDTLETTGRIDLTEGIDSDLTLAHVHYDRAADAFLNLGVSYGRETVYTLFRRPGDGGTPTPLTRLRFDEAPYIHSFAVTDRYVVVTVNAFGLDTARLLRGTLTGETFLDAFRSLEAPLRFVVLERSSGEHVTTATAPPAFVYHHANAYERGDDIVVDLVAFDDERAVTGLALSNLRRDDPDLPRGDLCRYVVPLSGGEAARDELHRGPVEFPVINYRAVNGERHRYVYLTETDGESSLPTDITKVDAETGTVRRWRDSGTHPGEPMFVPRPDGDREDDGVLLSVVLAPEADRSRLVCLDAATLRELGRARLPHRLPYGFHGQFYGPSAPGRSMA is encoded by the coding sequence GTGACCCATCCCACCGACTACCGGGCCGGCTTCCGCACCCAGCCCGAGGAGGTCGCGGCCGAACGACTACCGATCGACGGGGAGTTTCCGGACTGGCTGACCGGCGACCTCGTCGGAAACGGACCGGGACGGTTCGAGGCCGGCGAGACGGACCTCCGCCACTGGTTCGACCCGTTCGCGATGCTCCGTCGCTTCCGACTCCGAGACGGGGCGGTGACCTACGCGAACCGCTTCGTCGAGAGCCGCGATCACGCCTTCGCGCGGGAGACCGGGGGCGTCCGGACGCCGTTCCCCGGGACGCCGCCCGACCGCCCCGTCTGGACGCGGGTCCGACAGCTCCTCCGGGGGACGTTCCCCGACAACCCGGTGATCGGCGTCCAGCGGTTTGGCGACGAGTTCGCGGCGGTGACCGAGTCGCCCACGGCGCTGACGTTCGACCCCGACACCCTCGAAACGACGGGACGGATCGACCTCACGGAGGGGATCGACAGCGACCTCACGCTCGCGCACGTCCACTACGACCGCGCGGCGGACGCCTTCCTCAACCTCGGCGTCTCGTACGGCCGCGAGACGGTGTACACGCTGTTCAGGCGCCCGGGAGACGGCGGCACGCCGACGCCGCTGACGCGGCTCCGGTTCGACGAGGCGCCGTACATCCACTCGTTCGCGGTGACCGACCGGTACGTCGTCGTCACGGTGAACGCGTTCGGACTGGACACGGCCCGCCTGCTCCGGGGGACGCTGACGGGGGAGACGTTCCTCGACGCGTTCCGCTCGCTCGAAGCGCCCCTCCGGTTCGTCGTCCTCGAGCGGTCGAGCGGCGAGCACGTGACGACCGCGACGGCGCCGCCGGCGTTCGTCTACCACCACGCCAACGCGTACGAGCGCGGCGACGATATCGTGGTCGACCTCGTCGCGTTCGACGACGAACGCGCCGTCACCGGGCTCGCGCTGTCGAACCTCCGGCGCGACGACCCGGACCTCCCCCGGGGAGACCTCTGTCGTTACGTCGTGCCGCTGTCTGGCGGTGAGGCCGCCCGCGACGAACTGCACCGCGGCCCCGTCGAGTTCCCGGTGATCAACTACCGGGCGGTGAACGGCGAGCGGCACCGGTACGTCTACCTCACCGAGACCGACGGCGAGTCCAGCCTCCCGACGGACATCACGAAGGTCGACGCGGAGACCGGGACCGTCCGCCGGTGGCGCGACTCGGGCACGCATCCCGGGGAACCGATGTTCGTGCCGAGGCCCGACGGCGACCGAGAGGACGACGGGGTACTGCTCTCGGTGGTGTTAGCCCCCGAGGCGGACCGGTCTCGGCTCGTCTGCCTCGACGCGGCGACGCTTCGGGAACTGGGTCGCGCCCGGCTCCCGCACAGGCTCCCGTACGGGTTCCACGGACAGTTCTACGGTCCCTCCGCGCCCGGCCGGAGCATGGCGTAG